The following nucleotide sequence is from Bos taurus isolate L1 Dominette 01449 registration number 42190680 breed Hereford chromosome 3, ARS-UCD2.0, whole genome shotgun sequence.
CCACTGTAAGCTTTCCCCTTCTGGACTTTAAGCTGACTTACACAATGGTCCCTTGCATGCAAGAAATCCAAGAGCTCCTCTGTGCagtcctcctctgtctgtgacCTGGAGGATACACGCTCATCACAGAGCTCGAGCCGCTCCCGAGCCTTTACACATTTCTCCAGCTGCTCGCATTGCTCTCTCACTGTTGTTAGGGGATCCtaagagagaaacacacacccacacaaaaacaaaatgggGATTTTAGGAGACCCACAAACCACATGCTTTAATACAACCACCAAACCAAGGTGCTGTCTCTGAATTACCGTGCAGAAGGCCACCTGGCAGAGCCACACTGCCGCCAGAAAGAGCAGAATGGGGTCTCCCATTTAATTCTGATGCTAAGTAGAAGGGGAAAGTTTCACATTCCTGCCTTCCAGAGTTGCCAGTATGCACTGAAAGCCTCAGTCCTATCTGAAAAACAAGGTGATAAAGGAAACCTGGCCAAACTTGAAGGACATCTAGAGGAGGCCTGCCTTGTTTATTATCACATCATTTTGGGATATATAATGTCTGTGAATTTTAATTCCCCTCAATAGACAACTGGCCTATGCACCCCAGCTGACCACCTACAAAGGCAATGTTAACATGGAGAAGGATCATTTAAGATTCCTTCTAGAATTCCTTATTAGACCACAAAGAGCACATGGTTGAGTACCAGGCCTTCAAGATGCTACTCTGCTTTCTGATACCATGATTGTAGAAGCCCCAAACCCAGAAAAGTGTCAGCCTCCCAGGCCCACATGCCAGAAAAACTGAACAGGAGTATTAAAGGATTTTTCCATTCCCATTCTCTCCAAGGTGTTGAGTATCCTTAAAATGCTCTTAAGAGTTTCATGAAACTCAAAACTTTCTTTTACTGAGATGGTTCCAAACCTGAGATAGCTCTTACCACtaattcctcctcctcctcttcctcctacaaaataagaacaaaaataatgtCAGCAGCAATTTTATGACATATATATTCACAATCATAGTGATGTTGTAATTACTGAGCATAGACGGtattaatcatgttttaaatttttctatattttatggtGTTTTGACACTTTAGGGGCCTTGTTAATCCTGGAGACAGCCCCTCCCAGGGCTGCCTAATTTCTAGAGTTGGCAAACAACTTGCCAGGGGGCACAAATTTCAAAGAAACCAATCCAAAACCCTTCTTACCATCTACCTTTATCTAACTTTCCTACACTAAACCAATTATTGCCCCTGTACTAATCACATCAGGGCTAAGTACCAAACAAAAAGGGACCAGCCCAAAGTCAACAGCCTATTAAATTATCCAGTCTTAAACTTGCCAGTATGTccaggctggatattgtcaccctgcttatttaacttatattcagagtacaccatgcgaaatgccaggctggatgaagcacaagctggaatcaagactaccaggattaatatcaataatctcagatatgcagataacatcacccttatggcagaaagtgaagaggaactaaaaagcctcttgatgaaggtgaaagaggagagtgagaaagctggcttaaaactcaacattcaaaaatggaagatcatggcatccagtcccatcacttcatggcaaatagatggggaaacaatgcaaccagtgacagattttattttcctgggctccaaaatcactgaacatggtgacagcagccatgaaattaaaagacgcttggtctttggcagaaaagctatgacaaacccagatagcgcatttaaaagcagagaccttactttgccgacttaagtccatatagtcaaagctatagtttttccaatagtcatgtatggatgtgagagtcagaccataaagaaggctgagagccaaagaattgttgcttttgaactgtggtgttggagaaactctttagagtcccttggactgcaaggaaatggactacaagaagatcaaaccagtcaatcctaaaggaaatcaagcctgaatattcattggaaggtccgTTGTTGAAGCTGACGTTCCAATACTTTGCGCATCTGATGGGAAGAAgagacccattggaaaagaccctgatactggcaaagatcgaaggcaggagaaggggacaacagaggacaagatggcatcaccaactcaatggacatgagtttgaacaagctcaggaagacagtgaagaacaaggaagcctggcatgctgcagtccatggggttgtaaagagtcagacacaactgagtgaccgaacgaCAACAAAACTTGCCAGAACATGGCTATCCTGCCTCACCTAGTCCTTCTTCTGCTCCTGATAGGGCCTTGGCACCTCCCCATGTGGCCCTGGTGGTATGGCCTGCCCTCTTCTCTTGGGAACTATAGTCGGTCAGCTCAGTCGCTATATATATAGTCAGAAACTATAGTAATAAACTTCATTCACAAACAGTTGTCTTATCTTGATTATGCTTTGAAGAAGGGTAATCGATATCATACTAGACAGGGTCACTGATATAAACAACTTTACAGGTtatacaatttaaataattttaaaataaattataaagtaatttaaattaaaaaaagttgtCTCCATGCTTGTAACCTTATCTTACCTGATTAAAACAAGTCCTGAGTATGTTTAAACAAGGACACACAATCTCATGTTCATTAGCAACAAACTTAAGTGTGTACAACACTCTAAAAGTTTATGCACTTTATATCTGTAATGATTTGACTAATTACAATAGACCCTTAAGGGGCTCCCAGTTTAGTAATAACAAGCACTAATCAAACATTTTCTGATATAGATTCAAGCTGTCACAGTAAAATTGCCGTATCAATTTTAATGTATAGATTTTGCAAATACCATACTATATGTAATACCTAACCGTATCTATAATATCTGTCATATATTTATGCtcattaaatgttttaattatgggggggaaaaaaaaagattcagggacttccctggtggtccagtggttaagaatacatcttgcaatgcaggggatccagGTTCAACCCATGATtgaggaaataagatcccacgtgGCTCAACCTGCGTGCTCTGGAACCCACATGCAATGAATATcccagcaactaagacccagtgcaaccaaattaATCAGTCATTCAAGTTGTCAACTGTTCATATGGGatcaacgtgtgtgtgtgcgtgtttgtgtgtgtgtgtgtgttagctgcttagttgtgtccaactctttgcgatcccatggactatagcctgcctggctcctctgtccagggaattctccagccaaggatagtggagtgggttgccatttccttttccaggggatcttcctgacccagggatcgaacctgggtcacttgcattgcaggcagattctttactatctgagctacagGAAAGTCCCcaacttaaatatattttcttctaaattctgAGACATACCAGTAGTGCCAGAAATAGCTAAATTTAATCCTTTCATTCCCAAACCAAATTAGGTAGAAAGCTAACATTTTTTCCTATGTTCTGAATTTGAATTGGGTATATGAAAATAGCCAAACCTAAATTCTCCTTTAGCCAGAATTAAAGATAATTTCAGTCACTGCTTTTGGCTTGCTGAACTTTCAAGACTCTAAGTACACTGTCAATATAAGTGCACCAAAGCTCTACACAACTCCACTCACAAGCTTAAAAAACATCAGGCCCTACCTAttacttgctgctactgctaagtcgcttcagtcgtgtccgactctgtgcgaccccatagacggcagcccaccaagctcccccgtccctgggattctccaggcaagaacactggagttctttgccatttccttctccaatgcatgaaaatgaaaagtgaaattgaagttgctcagttgtgtccgactctaggtgaccccatggactgcagcctaccaggctcctccatccatgggattttccaggcaagagtactggagtggggtgccattgccttctccgacctattacttcaacctcagtttcttttcttccaaggggtgtGGGGAAACAAATCTCTTTGGGAGAAAAAGCAGAGTCTTAAAACTGTGGCACAGTAGAGCCTGATCAGTAACTCAACCTGTCAAAAGTAAAGCATCTACCCGCCAGTGCACGTACATGTCCACGTTtgcaggaagggaaggaaaaggtgatatagagaggaaaaaaaaaactagttcaaCAATCCCTCACTGTGTTTTCAAAACTCCATACAATCTGCCCCATTGTATGATCTTCAAGGAAGGGACCAAAGCTTATGAAAACTGGAGTGAGGGACAGGGCAGGTTCCACTGTAATCCAGGCTATTTATTCTCAAATTAACAAAGGTGTCTTCTAAATGTGAAGTTATTACTTAGAATGTACAATTCTAGTTTTCCATTAAACAAGATTTCTTAACCTTGCTCTTAGGAAAACAAAATTCATCCTGAAAACAGTtattcaaaagaactgaaatcccATTCTGCCTGAGTTAGAAACCAGAAATTAGTATCCTAGAAGCAAGACCTTTATATCCTTTCCCTATTAGCAGTGTTACTACACTGATTATTTTATTGATCATTTTGATAATTTTGTGTCAAAAGTATCATGGCATATTTTGAGAAAACAAATCCAAATACAAATCTGAATATGGACTATTTCAGGTAAACTTCATATCAATGATAAAAACCAAGGTCATACTAAATAAAAAGATTCAATCTCCAAGATGTACAGGTTCTTCATAACAAACCTcagatttcttcattttaaaacagactacttgtttactttctgttttctcatctactgCTGTGATGAGCCCTACTGAACTTTCTGGTATACTTCCAGTTGAACATCCTGAGACTGGCTccatttctttcttgtctttcttctGAAAATAAGACTAGAAAAAATTATGGGATTAACTAGTTCCCAATTATTCTTAACCCATAAGCCCAGAACAACTGCAGGTAAGTGACCAGAGAACGAAAGATAGGAAATGTGATGGGAAACAAAAACTAGCTGGCTTCTGTAAAACCATGTAACACTGTGGCTAAGCCTCCTCTGGAACCATGCtgcctgagttcaattcctgtcTCCATGATTTATTAGCTGTGTGTCCTCAGATTAGGCATTTAACCTCTCTAtgcttgtttcctcatctgtaaaatggcaatacTATGACTACCTAATACCTCACAGGACTATTGTGTGGCTTAAATGAATTAGTACATATAAAGCACTTGGAATCGAAAGCAGCCaataaatgattattattaaaTTGGCATTCTAAGTCTGGAAAGGAGCTCCCTCTCTCATCACAGAATTATACCGCACATCCCCACACTGTCCCCAAAGAcacttttccctttcctccaccCAAGGAAAACTAAATCACGTTTTCACAGAAACTAGCCTAAGGCCTGATGCCCGGAATCTCCACAGAAGATATACCAGGATCCCTGACCCTAGCTGAGGCAGCTTGCTCCCCAAATTAGTCAAACTAGAGGCTCTGAACAGCTAATTGACTAAAAACATAAGCAGGCCtcatttttacaaaaatttaGTCCACAAAGCATTTTCCCTCTCGTTAAACCTTAATCACATTCACAGACTGGGAAAGCCGAAGCCCAGAGAAAGCCTAGTCACCTACTTGACCAAGGTCACCCGACGAACTCTGGGGAAGAGTATGGGGAACCAGCTCTCCCGACCCTGCAAACTCTAGTGGGAAAGGGGGGCCCAGAGGGTCCCGTGCTTTGGGTCAGGTCCTGAGCCTCAGGGCTGTGAAAAGAGGTCGAGCCGCCCAAGATTCTTACCTCCTTGGGATCTCCGGATCCGGTCAGCATCCTTTGCTCGTCCTCTAGCCCCATGTCCGGAGGCGGCTCTGGACTCAACACAAGCAGCAACAGCGGCACCTATTCCACTTCAGGATCAAAAAGGACTTGTAAGGGTCACTCAGCGGATATCCGGCGATCTGGCCGGAAGTGCGGCAGACTAGTCGTAGTGGCGAACACACGCTCCGATTGGCATGTACTACCGTCCAGAGGCAGGGGACAGGGATAGCTGGTATTTGCACCAGAGAAGGATTTGCTAAGGAATATCCCCTTAGCCACACCAGGCCCAAATATGTTGACTTGGGGGGTTATTTGAATTATTGCTTTCTAAGAAACTTGGGAAGTATGCAGAAATACTTGATATTCTTTTAGCGCAGTTCCCAGTCTTCCCCACATCGTCGATGGAACCGTCCTAACTGCTGACCTTTTCAAGATGGCGGCCCGAGACTGCTACTCGCGGACTCGCGCACCTCCCCAAGATGGCGGCGCCCGAGGCCTGGCGCGCCCGGAGTTGCTGGTTCTGTGAGGTAGCGGCAGCAACGACCATGGAGGCCACGTCCCGGGAGGCGGCGCCAGCGAAGAGCTCGGCCTCGGGCCCCAGCGCTCCCCCCGCCCTGTTCGAGCTGTGCGGGCGGGCGGTGAGCGCCCATATGGGGGTTCTGGAAAGCGGGGTGTGGGGTAAGTCGCGGGATGAGGGGCTACCACTGGCAACGAACGGAGGCGGCCCAGCGGCCGGGGGGCGCGGGGGGCGaggccaggaggcctggggcaagGCCCAGCTCTGGGCACTGGAAGTCAGACCTTCGGGACGGAGCAAGAATTCTGTGACTGGCAGGACTGTGCACAGTAAAGACGGAGACCAAACTGGCAGGTGGACCCGCACCGCGGCCTGGCTGGGGGGCTCGGGGGGCGAGGCCAGGAGGCCCAGTCTGGGGTGAAGCGGGCAGAGCCCGGGCGACAAGAGGCAGGAGTGACTAGCCGGGCCTTGGTCACCGAAGTGACACTCGGACTGGGTCGGGCTGCAGAACCTCGGATGTCGAACGGACGGGCAGGGATGGCACTGCTACTTGGGGGCGGGGGCCGAGGCCTGGAGGCCCGGCCTAAGGCCAGGAGGCCAGGCCCAGGGCAACGTAACCAGACTGACGGCGCGCGGCCTCCGCTGTCTGCCTGACAGACCGTGGGGGCTGTGGAGGCCAAGCCGCTGGGCGAGGGCAGCCAGTGGACTGGAGAGTGAAGGGATGGGGCTGCGGGAGAGGCCGAAAGGCTCGGGGCGCCGAGGCCTTTCTGACGGCCCGGGGCTGGAGGGAGCTGACTGACTGACGGCCAGGGCCTCGGGTACCAAACTGAGTGAGCGACTGACTGACGGGCAGGACTCGGAGCGCCGGAGGCCGCTCGGATTGGCCGGAGCGGCGAGGAAGGGCCAGAGAGCGGGTGAAGGGAGGCCCGGAGCGGGTCAATCGACTGAGGCGCGAATGACGGACAGGCGGGAAGGGCCACGGAGGCCCCAGGCGCGGCGAGGGCCTGGGGAACCCGAACTGGGAGGGGGCGCGGCGCCGCTTGGAGGACTGGGTCCGGGTGGAGTGAAAGAAGGCCCGGGGCCTGAAAGCGGCCGGGACCGCCAGGCCCGGCCTGGGTTGAGGGCGCCCAGGCTGAGTAGCAAAGGCGGGTGGCCGGGGGCACTGGGATGAGGGCCTGGGACGGTGAGCCGACTAGCCTGTCGGGGGGCCTGGCAGTACAGCGGCGGCGGGGCAAGCGAAGTAACGGAGGGAGGCCTGCAGGCGGATGGGCGCGAGGAGGCCGGGCCATGGATTGGGTACTGCTGGTGGCAGCCAGGCGGCTGAGGAGGAAAACGCGAGTGGACGACCTGGGCACGATAGtgagtgtgaaagaggaaagggagagcTCTGGGGGTAGGCCTGCCTGCCTGGGCCTAGGAGGCCTTGGGCCTGACAGACTGCTGGAGCGAGGGGGTGGGGCCGGAGGCCTGGGCTGAAGTTGGGTGAGGAGATCTCAGGCCAGGCCAGGCCGGAGGCCCCGGGACGGGGGAGCGGATGGCAGGAGAGGAGGCCCTAGGCCCTGGCGGTAAGAGGGTCTAGTGTAGGCCTCAGAGAGTGTGgtggtgtttttgcctggaggaaGGCCTGAGGAAGGCCTCCCGTAAGGTCAGGAGTCGGGGCTTAAGGTCCTGGGATGGGGGATTTGGATTACACCCTGAGGAGGCCGATGTGGAAAAAAGACCCTGAAATGTGGGGAGCTGGACCTTCAGGAATAAGCCCCAAAGCTGTGGAGTGGTTAAGGAGGTCCAAGGATGTAGGAAGGCCCTTGGtgaagtgggggtggggcaccCTTCCTGAAGAGGCCCAAGTGTCTTGTCTGGTGAGGGAAGGCTGTTAGCAGTCCTCAGGCCTGGTGAGGGGGAGGGGATTGTGGAGGCCCTGGACCAACAACTAAAAAGAATAGGGTCAAGCTGACCCAGAGGGAATGGGAGAAAAGTCTCAGTGAATCTGGGCAGGAGACTCAGAAAAGTCCTGGGGAATTTGGAAGAAGATACAGTGGATCTGGCTTTGTCAGCCCGGAGCGTCTAGAATGCTAAACCTAACTAAGAGGGACTAGGACTGAGGGTGAAGTTCCCAAGTTGGGAAAGCAAAGCATTAAAGATATGAGCTAAAAAGAAGAGACtccggttcgatctctgggtcaggaagatcgcctggaggaggaaatggcaactgactccagtattcttgtctggaaaattccgcggacagaggaccctggcgggctacagtccatggggttgcagggttggacacaactgacacacacacacgaaaagaAGCGAGGAAGAGCCTGGCTTAAGAAGATTGAGGAAAGGTAGAGAAGAGTTCGTGAATAATAGGGGATGAGAATGTCTGTGAAAGGGGATGGCTCTACAGAGAGGAGCATATTGGAGGGACAGAGGAGGAAGAGCTCCTATGGGCCTTGCCCAGGTGGACAGTCACACAGAAAGAGCTGAATCAAGTTAGGCCTCTTAGAAGGGCCAAGTAAGAGGCCTGCTAGCAGTGCTATTTTGGAGCAAGGTCTCAGTGTGGGCTAACAGccaagaaagccttcctggaaGTAGTGCACTAGCATTTCTTTGTgtagggagagagaaggggaaaatgaGTAGAGCCAGCAGGAAAGGATATAATGAGGAATAGAACAGGTATGTTATACCTTGAATGCCAGGATATGGAACTTGGACTTTATCTTGAATGCAGTAAAGAGATTTCATTAGTATATTAGCAAACGGAATTAATGCTCTTCTTCAGTGGGTacattgagtacctactatgtacaAAGAACTGTACTAAGCTCTTGGATATCAGGATTCAGTTACTGCACAAGTAAGGATAAAAGGTCCTGGAATGtaagttttaaaagaatttcCTTAGGTATCAAGATCTTAAAACTTGTTCTTGGCAGAACAGAGAAGCTTTTGACagaataggaataataatagctAAAGTTTAGTGAAATTATGGCCAGCAACAGTCTTCAAGTCTGGTCTCTTCAAGTCTACAAATAtggtcttctttaattttcacaacaatcTTAAGAGGTagttattattatctccattttaaaattaaggaaattgaggctcaaagaCATTAATTTGTCCATGAATTCATAATTAACTAAGTGATACAATCAGCATTTCACCCAGTTTTGTCCCAACTCTAGAGACTATACCATTTAGCCACAATATTATAATGCCTCTCAGATCTAGGGAAGTTAGCAAGAGcgagttttgtttttaagatatatTGAATTAAGAGTATAGAACCTAATTATTTCTATTCTTCATAGGAAAGTACTAGTTCAGGGTACAGTGGGAGCCCAAAGGATGGAAGTGGCCAGTCTGGAAGAGTGAGAAGGGAATCCAGAGAAGGCTTAGTAAAGGGCATGTGATACATGAAAGATGAGTAGTTGATATGCTGAAAATGGCAAGAGCATTCCTGATGGAGAGAACAGCATAACAAAGGCAGAGGCAGAAAGCAGGGAGGTAGGCAAATGAAAAAAGGTAGTTTAGTATGACTGAAGTATAGGGGGCAAAGCAGGGAGCTGGAGAAGTTAGTAGGGCTCAGATtataaaagactttttttaatcACACATATTCAATAGGACCTTTTAAGTGCAGAATGGTTCATTATGCTCGGGCAGAAGTGAGCTGCCAGCTCCTAAATGAGCCCATCTGCTTGCTTTGTGGGATTATCTCACCCTTGAAGATGTGCATGCCTCTGAAATTCCCACTGCAAACTAAGTGTCTGAAGATAAGTGGACCAGAGTTTGAATTAGACTTAGGTTAGCGTCTAAAGATTTCTACTTGTCAAGTGAGAagtctttctgttttcctttccagTAGAATAAATAATGCTTGTAACCCTGggagaaaaaagtaaattttgtgtttggtttttgtAGCCCTCCCAGGCCCAATACTTCAAAGCATCTTACCTCTGCTCAATATATATTACTTGGAGAGGATTGAGGAAACTGCCCTCAAGAAAGGTGAgtgtttttctgtctctttctcagtGATTGTAAGCAAGGCACCATGATGTTCTTCAGGTAAATATGACACTTGATACCTGCATAGAACTTCATGCTTTTCAAAAAGTACCCTCACACCTATTTTCTTATCTGATTTCTCAATGTCCTGTGAAACACAAAACAAGTATTTAATCCCCATTATactaataaaaatgaaaccacAAGCACACCACAATTAAGAGCAAAGCCAGGTAGAACACAGATCTTTTGTTTTGGGCATTTTTGGTCTTGCCTCATGGCTtgaggatcttagtttcccaataaGAGATTGAACTcggcccctggcagtgaaagcacctagTCCTAACCACTCCACCGCCAAGGAGTTCCCAAGCCCAGATCttttgaaattttagtttttctattttatcagaCTACCTCCTAAGCTCCTCATTAAATACATGTTAACAGCTAACATTCATCCTTGTCTCAAGCATTGTCTTAGGCACTCTATCTGGAGaaacttatttaatattttcatcaaTTTTGCAAAATCACTATTATTAACTACATTTTGTAGATAatgaaactgaggtacagaaaaattaagtaacttgctcaaagtcacacagctagactGTTCTGGTATTTAAACCTAAACAGTCTGTCTTTAGAGCCAGTGCTCTTTACCAGTCTGCCATATTGCTCCTGTGAACCTAGAAAAGGACATTAAAAGGCTGATGTACTTCAGTCATGGAGACCAAGGAGCAGCTAAGTAAATGTGTTATTTCTCTCTACAGGCCTCTCCACTCAGGCCATTTGGCGCCGACTATGGGATGAGCTGATGAAGACAAGGCCTTCCAGTTTGGAAGTAAGTTAAGGCACCAGGTAGAGCTCTGGCCTCACTACATGGTGAAAGCaggaatagaacacacacacaagctgggTACTGGTAAAGTGCAGGGGCAGGCATGGGATGAATTTGAGAAGACGGCTGCAAGGGCTTGTCACAAAGTTCTTTCCTGTTTAACATTTGTCACTGACTGACTTGTTCACCATGTTTGCAGGTGACATAAAACAGGGAAAGATAGTGATCATATTGGATGGCAGAACCTGGATTCAGGTCTTGATAGGGCTGGAACAATGGTCACACCTAACAGGATGAAATTGAACAGAATAAACCAACTCTTGAGTCTAAAAAATTCCAATTTCATGACCTCAGGGTAGTGGGTGGAGGGGTCTGGCTTAGCAGCAGCTAGTATAAAAAAGATTAAGGGGGTTTAGTCTGCAGTGTGCTGAAACCACTCATATAATGACTGTATCCTGAACTGTGTGAACTAATGTAACTGTAATGTAGACTGAAGGACATGGGGGATGATAGACCTGCTTGACTCTGCAGTGGTCAGGCTATCCCTGGAGTATGGAGAAAGAAGTCAAAGCCACATCTTGTGAGTCACATTTGGAAGACTGG
It contains:
- the UQCRH gene encoding cytochrome b-c1 complex subunit 6, mitochondrial isoform X1; this translates as MGDPILLFLAAVWLCQVAFCTDPLTTVREQCEQLEKCVKARERLELCDERVSSRSQTEEDCTEELLDFLHARDHCVAHKLFNSLK
- the UQCRH gene encoding cytochrome b-c1 complex subunit 6, mitochondrial, with the translated sequence MGLEDEQRMLTGSGDPKEEEEEEEELVDPLTTVREQCEQLEKCVKARERLELCDERVSSRSQTEEDCTEELLDFLHARDHCVAHKLFNSLK